One genomic segment of uncultured Desulfobacter sp. includes these proteins:
- a CDS encoding inositol monophosphatase family protein, which produces MISFIKKLVLEAGMICLEGQKNLTFHDLEFKSKKDIVTEIDKKVEAFLVKAILARYPDHGVLGEEYGAVQAKSGFRWIIDPIDGTTSFVHRLPFYSISIALEKEGELVLGVVYAPALNQLFYAEKGKGAFLGDIPIHVSETRELDNAVMATGFACLRAGLENNNLPIFNEIVPKLRDIRRFGSAALDLCYTAMGSLDGFWEMNLNIYDIAAGIVILKEASGVITDFTGGRQFPEKGIAAANKDLHKELIRILTGFCAL; this is translated from the coding sequence TTGATTTCCTTTATAAAAAAGTTGGTCCTTGAAGCCGGTATGATCTGCCTTGAAGGCCAAAAAAACTTGACGTTCCATGACCTTGAATTCAAATCAAAAAAAGATATTGTCACGGAAATAGACAAAAAAGTTGAAGCGTTTTTGGTTAAGGCGATCCTTGCCCGGTATCCTGACCACGGCGTGCTTGGAGAAGAGTACGGGGCTGTCCAGGCAAAAAGCGGATTCAGGTGGATCATTGATCCCATCGACGGCACCACGTCTTTTGTCCATCGGCTGCCCTTTTACAGCATCAGCATTGCCCTTGAAAAAGAGGGAGAGCTGGTGCTCGGCGTGGTCTATGCACCTGCCCTGAACCAGCTATTTTATGCGGAAAAAGGCAAAGGCGCATTTCTGGGTGACATCCCCATCCATGTCTCTGAAACCAGGGAACTTGACAACGCGGTTATGGCAACGGGGTTTGCATGCCTGAGGGCTGGCCTTGAAAACAACAATCTGCCGATTTTTAATGAGATCGTGCCTAAACTTCGGGACATCCGGCGTTTTGGGTCTGCGGCGTTGGATCTTTGCTATACAGCTATGGGCAGCCTGGACGGATTCTGGGAAATGAATCTCAATATTTATGATATTGCAGCAGGGATAGTTATTTTAAAGGAAGCAAGCGGCGTAATCACGGATTTTACAGGCGGCCGGCAATTCCCGGAAAAAGGCATTGCTGCGGCAAACAAGGATTTGCACAAGGAGCTGATCCGTATTCTGACAGGATTTTGCGCTTTATAA